The following are from one region of the Zymoseptoria tritici IPO323 chromosome 13, whole genome shotgun sequence genome:
- a CDS encoding carboxymethylenebutenolidase, with protein MLIQESHKDVPTEHGGDMRIFIFHPTIPNYPKAKFPGVVLFSEIYQVTGPVARFARQIASHGYIVAAPSSYHEFTGPEPLAYDGPGTDDGNKWKIEKKVSAYDEDATLSIDLLVNLPTCNGRIGATGMCLGGHLAFRAAFDKRVRASVCYFATDIHSKSLGEGKNDDSLQRASKGDIKGETIMIFGKRDNHVPPEGRNLIRKTLHEAGTVFSFYEVAWAQHAFIRDELSKGRYDPAISGICFQMLLELFGRTLSSDLGPREGGDEEVEDVC; from the exons ATGCTGATCCAAGAGTCGCACAAAGACGTCCCGACCGAACATGGCGGTGATATGA GAATCTTCATCTTTCATCCCACCATTCCGAATTATCCCAAGGCAAA ATTCCCTGGCGTTGTTCTTTTCAGCGAGATCTATCAAG TCACCGGCCCAGTCGCCCGCTTCGCCCGCCAAATTGCCTCGCACGGCTACATCGTAGCAGCGCCCAGTAGCTACCACGAATTCACTGGTCCGGAACCATTGGCATACGATGGTCCCGGAACCGACGACGGCAACAAATGGAAGATCGAGAAGAAAGTCTCCGCctacgacgaagacgccacTCTGTCCATCGACCTTCTCGTGAACTTGCCAACCTGCAATGGCCGCATTGGCGCCACTGGAATGTGTCTGGGTGGACACCTGGCCTTCCGCGCAGCTTTCGACAAGAGAGTTCGAGCCAGCGTGTGCTACTTCGCCACGGACATTCACTCGAAATCTCTCGGTGAGGGCAAGAACGACGACTCGCTGCAGAGAGCAAGCAAAGGCGATATCAAAGGCGAGACGATCATG ATCTTCGGCAAACGCGACAACCACGTCCCACCCGAAGGCCGCAATCTCATCCGCAAAACCCTCCACGAAGCCGGCACGGTCTTCAGCTTTTACGAAGTGGCCTGGGCGCAACATGCTTTCATCCGAGACGAGCTGAGTAAAGGACGCTACGACCCAGCCATCTCAGGGATCTGCTTCCAGATGTTGTTGGAGTTGTTCGGACGTACCCTGTCGAGTGATCTTGGTCCGAGGGagggcggcgatgaggaggtcgaggacgTTTGTTAG